The following coding sequences lie in one Benincasa hispida cultivar B227 chromosome 6, ASM972705v1, whole genome shotgun sequence genomic window:
- the LOC120080563 gene encoding nucleosome assembly protein 1;3, translating to MSNNKDNFNVSDLGSALNEEDRAGLVNALKNKIQSLAGQHSDVLENLSPVVRKRVEVLREIQSQHDELEAKFFEERLALEAKYQKLYQPLYSQRFNIVNGVVEAEGVPKESAAEDKDAAEKGVPDFWLTAMKNNEVLAEEITERDEGALKYLKDIKWGRIDNPKGFKLEFYFETNPFFKNSVLTKTYHMIDEDEPILEKAIGTEIEWYPGKCLTQKLLKKKPKKGSKNAKPITKTENCESFFNFFSPPQVPDDDEDIDEDTAEELQNQMEQDYDIGSTIRDKIIPHAVSWFTGEAIQDEEFEDMDNEDEDDEDNDDEEDEDEDEDDEDDEDEDDEDEDEGKSRKKPSAGNKKGGRAAAGDGQQGERPPECKQQ from the exons ATGAGCAACAACAAGGATAACTTCAACGTCTCGGATCTCGGTTCTG ctcTTAATGAGGAGGATCGAGCAGGCCTCGTCAACGCTCTTAAG AATAAGATACAGAGTCTCGCTGGACAGCATTCCGATGTCCTCGAGAATTTATCACCTGTTGTTCGTAAGCGCGTTGAGGTGCTAAGAGAGATCCAG AGCCAACATGACGAATTAGAAGCAAAATTTTTTGAGGAAAGGTTGGCGCTTGAGGCTAAATATCAGAAATTGTATCAGCCACTATACTCTCAG CGATTCAACATTGTAAATGGTGTTGTTGAAGCAGAAGGAGTTCCAAAAGAATCTGCCGCAGAGGACAAGGATGCAGCAG AGAAAGGTGTCCCCGATTTTTGGCTTACTGCTATGAAGAATAATGAAGTATTAGCTGAGGAG attACCGAGCGTGATGAAGGAGCTCTCAAATACTTGAAAGATATCAAGTGGGGTAGAATAGACAATCCCAAAGGATTCAAGCTTGAGTTCTATTTTGAAACTAATCCCTTCTTTAAGAATTCAGTCTTGACAAAGACATACCACATGATCGACGAAGATGAACCAATTCTTGAGAAAGCAATTGG AACTGAGATTGAATGGTATCCAGGAAAATGCCTTACTCAGAAACTACTTAAGAAGAAGCCTAAAAAGGGATCGAAGAATGCCAAGCCAATCACCAAGACTGAAAATTGTGAAAGTTTCTTCAACTTTTTTAGTCCACCTCAAGTACccgatgatgatgaagatatcGATGAGGATACT GCTGAGGAGCTTCAAAATCAAATGGAGCAAGATTATGATATTGG GTCAACCATTCGGGACAAGATTATTCCGCATGCTGTCTCATGGTTTACAGGGGAGGCTATTCAAGATGAGGAATTTGAGGACATGGACAATGAGGATGAAGATGACGAAGACAATGATGATGAAGAGGATGAAGACGAGGATGAGGATGATGAGGATGACGAGGATGAAGATGATGAGGATGAAGATGAAGGGAAGTCCAGGAAAAAG CCATCAGCTGGGAACAAG AAGGGTGGAAGAGCAGCGGCTGGAGATGGACAGCAGGGGGAGAGGCCTCCGGAATGCAAGCAGCAGTAG